In Desulfosalsimonas propionicica, the following are encoded in one genomic region:
- the lepA gene encoding translation elongation factor 4, giving the protein MKNIRNFSIIAHIDHGKSTLSDRLIQSTDIVAERDFKDQMLDSMDLERERGITIKSQTICLPYTAKDGHLYYLNLIDTPGHVDFSYEVSRALASCEGALLLVDASQGVQAQTIANLYLALEHDLEIIPVINKIDLPSADIEKVKLQIADELGLDPDTAILASAKDWIGTEEILEAIVTKLPPPQGNPDAPVKALIFDSHYDPFRGTVVHFRMIDGTLRPGDRIMFMSNQAEYTVEETGVFQIKRVPQKSITAGRVGYIIAGIKTVSDTRTGDTITVKKRPCEKALPGFKEPKPVVFSSIYPVDTDEYPDLAAAMDKLKLNDASLVYEKDTSAALGFGFRCGFLGLLHLEIVQARLEREYDLSLIITAPSVQYEIGLNDGTMMTIENPALYPDPVNIAYIREPYIRASIFTPDTYMGQIMQLCLERRGINTNYQYFGSNRMEMVFEMPLAEVVYDFYDRLKTVTQGYGSFDYDMLDYRQSDIVRVDILINSERVDALSQLVHKDKAPFRARQTCEKLKEEIPRHMFKVAIQGAIGGKVIARETINAYRKDVTAKCYGGDITRKRKLLEKQKKGKKRMKMAGEVMIPQSAFLSVLKSKE; this is encoded by the coding sequence ATGAAAAACATTCGCAACTTCAGTATTATCGCCCATATTGACCACGGAAAATCAACCCTTTCCGACCGCCTGATCCAGTCCACCGACATTGTGGCTGAAAGGGATTTCAAGGACCAAATGCTAGACAGCATGGATTTGGAGCGGGAGCGGGGCATTACCATCAAAAGCCAGACCATTTGTCTTCCGTATACCGCAAAAGACGGCCATCTTTATTATCTCAATCTCATTGACACCCCGGGCCATGTGGATTTTTCCTATGAGGTCTCCCGGGCCCTGGCCTCTTGCGAGGGCGCGCTGCTGCTGGTTGATGCCAGCCAGGGAGTTCAGGCCCAGACCATTGCCAATCTTTACCTGGCCCTGGAGCATGACCTGGAGATCATCCCGGTGATCAACAAAATTGATCTGCCCTCGGCTGACATTGAAAAGGTAAAGCTCCAGATTGCAGATGAACTCGGCCTTGATCCGGACACGGCCATCCTGGCCTCGGCCAAGGACTGGATCGGCACTGAAGAGATCCTGGAAGCCATTGTCACCAAGCTGCCCCCGCCCCAGGGAAATCCGGACGCGCCTGTCAAGGCCCTGATCTTTGATTCCCATTATGATCCGTTCAGGGGAACGGTGGTGCATTTCCGGATGATCGACGGGACCCTGCGGCCAGGCGACCGGATCATGTTCATGTCCAACCAGGCGGAATACACGGTGGAGGAAACAGGGGTTTTTCAGATCAAGCGGGTACCCCAGAAGTCTATCACCGCAGGCCGGGTGGGCTATATCATTGCCGGGATCAAGACGGTGAGCGACACGCGCACCGGAGATACCATTACCGTAAAAAAGCGCCCGTGCGAAAAGGCGCTGCCGGGCTTTAAGGAGCCCAAGCCCGTGGTGTTTTCATCCATTTACCCGGTGGACACAGACGAGTATCCGGATTTGGCTGCGGCCATGGACAAGCTGAAATTAAACGATGCCTCGCTTGTGTATGAAAAGGACACGTCAGCGGCGCTGGGCTTCGGATTCAGGTGCGGTTTTCTGGGGTTGCTGCATCTGGAGATCGTCCAGGCCCGCCTGGAGCGGGAATACGATCTTTCCCTGATCATCACCGCACCCTCGGTGCAGTACGAAATCGGACTAAACGACGGTACCATGATGACAATTGAAAACCCGGCCCTTTATCCCGACCCGGTCAATATCGCCTATATCCGGGAGCCCTACATCCGGGCCTCGATTTTCACACCAGACACCTACATGGGCCAGATCATGCAGCTGTGCCTGGAGCGGCGTGGAATTAACACCAATTACCAGTACTTTGGCAGCAACCGCATGGAAATGGTGTTTGAAATGCCTCTGGCCGAGGTGGTTTATGATTTTTACGACCGGCTCAAAACCGTCACTCAGGGATATGGCTCATTTGATTATGACATGCTCGATTACCGGCAGTCTGATATCGTGCGCGTGGATATTTTGATCAACAGCGAACGCGTGGATGCCTTGTCCCAGCTGGTGCACAAAGACAAGGCCCCGTTTCGGGCCCGGCAGACCTGCGAGAAGCTAAAGGAGGAAATTCCCCGGCACATGTTTAAAGTCGCCATCCAGGGGGCCATCGGCGGCAAGGTCATTGCCCGGGAAACCATTAATGCCTATCGCAAGGACGTCACCGCCAAGTGCTACGGCGGTGATATTACCCGGAAACGCAAGTTGCTGGAAAAGCAGAAAAAGGGAAAAAAGCGGATGAAGATGGCCGGGGAGGTGATGATCCCGCAAAGCGCGTTTCTGTCGGTGTTAAAAAGCAAAGAGTAA
- the ndk gene encoding nucleoside-diphosphate kinase — MEQTLSIIKPDGVSQGLIGEVIKRFEANGIRIAAMKMLQMTKKQAQGFYAVHKERPFFESLTDFMTSGPVVAMVLEGENVIEKNRTLMGATNFKEAEEGTIRRDFATDIEKNVVHGSDSPETAAFEISYFFNQFEIIK, encoded by the coding sequence ATGGAACAAACCCTGTCCATTATCAAGCCCGACGGCGTCAGCCAGGGACTGATCGGCGAAGTCATAAAGCGTTTTGAGGCAAACGGCATCCGGATTGCAGCCATGAAAATGCTGCAGATGACAAAAAAACAGGCCCAGGGCTTTTATGCCGTCCACAAGGAGCGGCCGTTTTTTGAAAGCCTGACCGATTTCATGACCTCGGGCCCTGTCGTAGCCATGGTGCTTGAAGGCGAAAATGTGATTGAAAAAAACCGTACCCTCATGGGCGCAACCAACTTCAAAGAAGCAGAAGAAGGCACCATCCGCCGGGATTTTGCCACGGATATTGAAAAAAACGTGGTGCACGGATCGGATTCACCCGAAACCGCGGCCTTTGAAATCAGCTATTTTTTCAATCAGTTTGAGATTATAAAATAA
- a CDS encoding HU family DNA-binding protein yields the protein MNKADLVNEVAKVVSTKKEAQAAVDCVIQTITDAMSKGDSVTLVGFGTFKPVKREARTGRNPQTGAAINIKARKVPKFTPGKGLKEALN from the coding sequence GTGAACAAGGCCGATTTAGTAAACGAAGTGGCAAAAGTCGTCAGCACAAAAAAAGAGGCGCAGGCAGCAGTCGATTGTGTGATCCAGACCATCACCGATGCCATGTCAAAAGGAGACAGCGTAACTCTGGTCGGATTCGGTACATTCAAACCCGTCAAGCGCGAAGCCCGCACCGGAAGAAACCCGCAAACCGGTGCAGCCATCAATATCAAGGCGCGCAAGGTCCCCAAGTTCACCCCGGGAAAAGGCCTGAAAGAAGCCCTCAATTAA
- a CDS encoding prepilin peptidase gives MSNLIFWFLVFCTGLCMGSFLNVCVSRLPQGLSIVRPGSRCPDCSTAIAFYDNIPVISWLLLRGRCRACGRSISVRYPIVELAAGVMAVLVAVQYGPALPALIYFLLICALIAISLIDLDHRIIPDMISLPGIAAGFLASFLLPELSWLDSLLGILVGGGLLYAVALGYYLFAGKEGMGGGDIKLLAMLGAFIGWKGVFFTIFVASLIGTITGIVMILTAGKNLKFAVPFGPFLSLGAVVYLFFGQSLIQWYFFGPRPW, from the coding sequence ATGTCAAATCTGATTTTCTGGTTTCTGGTATTTTGCACCGGTCTTTGCATGGGAAGTTTCTTAAATGTCTGCGTCAGCCGGCTCCCCCAGGGGCTGTCCATTGTTCGGCCGGGCTCCCGGTGCCCGGACTGTTCAACGGCCATTGCCTTTTATGACAACATCCCGGTTATCAGCTGGCTGCTGCTGAGAGGCCGCTGCAGAGCCTGCGGCCGGAGCATTTCAGTACGCTATCCCATAGTGGAGCTTGCCGCCGGGGTCATGGCTGTGCTTGTGGCTGTCCAGTACGGCCCTGCTCTGCCGGCCCTGATTTATTTTTTACTGATCTGTGCACTGATTGCCATTTCCCTTATCGATCTGGATCATCGCATCATCCCGGACATGATCAGCCTGCCCGGGATTGCAGCCGGGTTTCTGGCCTCGTTTCTGCTCCCTGAACTTTCCTGGCTTGACTCATTGCTCGGCATACTGGTTGGCGGCGGCCTTCTCTATGCTGTAGCCCTGGGTTATTACCTGTTTGCCGGCAAGGAAGGCATGGGCGGCGGCGATATCAAGCTTTTGGCCATGCTTGGGGCCTTTATCGGCTGGAAAGGCGTTTTTTTCACCATTTTTGTGGCATCACTGATCGGAACCATCACCGGTATTGTCATGATACTGACTGCGGGCAAAAATCTCAAGTTTGCCGTGCCTTTCGGGCCGTTTCTGTCACTGGGCGCGGTGGTTTACCTCTTTTTCGGGCAGAGCCTGATTCAATGGTACTTTTTTGGCCCCCGGCCCTGGTAA
- the lon gene encoding endopeptidase La, translating to MAESDKDDLIRLIDESDEREVEIPDRLPLLPVRDMVIFTDMVLPLYIGREKSLRAVEAAMKKERLLFLAAQKDPMAEDPKSKDIYRVGTVCRILRMIKLPDGHFKVLIHGLEKGRVKRFASKKQFYEVSFDLLPDDSADISDVEHQALMRNVRENCEKILNIRGEYTGEISMLLDEIENPGKLADLVSSNLKLKTEEAQGLLETEDPVERLKQVNNYLAKEVELSTVQAKIQSHVRDEISKNQRDYFLREQVRAIHKELGEQDERSAEVEEYRKRIKKAKMPKEAAKEAEKQLKRLEQMHPDSSEATIVRTYLDWLVDLPWSRSTKDVIDIPKAKSVLDKNHYGLDRVKDRILEYLSVRKLNPNKKGQILCFVGPPGVGKTSLGQSIADAMNRNFFRMSLGGIRDEAEIRGHRRTYIGAMPGRILQGLKHCNSNNPVFMMDEIDKIGMDFRGDPSSALLEALDPEQNTNFSDHFVNMPFDLSRVLFILTANMTDTIPSALLDRMEVIQLAGYTEEEKQVIARRYLLPRQLSDNGLKSKDLSVSNSALARLITEYTSEAGLRNLERELGALCRKVARKMAEGKKGPFRITRGSLNTYLGPPRYIPELDQDETQVGLATGLAWTQVGGEVLYVEVSLLEGKGELIITGQLGEVMQESARAAVSYARAHQKELGLEKNVFESIDIHIHVPAGAIPKDGPSAGIAMATALISALTGQPVDKCVAMTGEISLRGRVLPIGGLREKAIGALRFGINTIIIPEKNKPELSEIPKNVRRKIQFIPVSTLDQAIEVAIGKDLAKKSAAAAKKKKTPARSTKKPAKKPANAAG from the coding sequence ATGGCCGAAAGTGATAAGGACGATCTGATTCGACTCATAGATGAAAGCGATGAACGGGAGGTTGAAATTCCGGATCGCCTTCCCCTGCTGCCCGTGCGGGACATGGTGATTTTCACGGACATGGTTCTGCCCCTTTATATTGGTCGGGAAAAATCCCTGCGCGCAGTGGAGGCGGCCATGAAAAAGGAGCGGCTGCTTTTTCTGGCTGCACAAAAAGATCCCATGGCCGAGGATCCGAAATCCAAAGATATTTACCGAGTGGGAACGGTTTGCCGGATTCTGCGCATGATTAAGCTGCCCGACGGGCACTTCAAGGTGCTGATCCACGGCCTGGAAAAGGGCCGGGTCAAGCGGTTTGCCAGTAAAAAGCAGTTTTACGAGGTGTCATTTGATCTGCTCCCGGATGATTCAGCGGATATATCCGATGTGGAGCATCAGGCTTTGATGCGAAATGTCCGGGAAAACTGTGAAAAGATCTTAAACATCCGCGGCGAGTATACCGGTGAGATCAGTATGCTGCTTGATGAGATTGAAAATCCCGGAAAACTCGCTGACCTGGTTTCCTCCAATCTCAAGCTCAAAACCGAGGAGGCCCAGGGTCTGCTGGAAACCGAAGATCCCGTGGAACGCCTCAAGCAGGTCAACAACTATCTGGCCAAGGAAGTGGAGCTTTCCACGGTTCAGGCCAAGATCCAGTCCCATGTGCGGGATGAAATATCGAAAAACCAGCGGGATTATTTTTTGCGCGAGCAGGTCCGGGCCATTCATAAGGAACTGGGTGAGCAGGATGAGCGCTCCGCTGAAGTCGAGGAATACCGCAAACGCATCAAAAAGGCCAAAATGCCCAAGGAAGCGGCCAAGGAAGCTGAAAAGCAGCTCAAACGCCTGGAACAGATGCATCCGGATTCCTCGGAGGCCACCATTGTCCGCACCTATCTGGACTGGCTGGTGGATCTGCCCTGGAGCCGCTCCACAAAGGATGTCATCGACATTCCCAAGGCAAAAAGCGTGCTGGACAAAAATCACTATGGGCTTGACCGGGTCAAGGACCGGATTCTGGAATATCTGAGCGTGCGCAAGCTCAATCCCAACAAAAAAGGACAGATTCTGTGCTTTGTGGGCCCGCCCGGCGTGGGCAAAACCTCGCTTGGCCAGTCCATTGCCGATGCCATGAACCGAAATTTTTTCCGCATGTCTCTTGGCGGTATCAGAGACGAGGCCGAAATCCGGGGGCACCGCCGCACTTATATCGGCGCCATGCCGGGCCGGATTCTCCAGGGACTGAAGCACTGCAACAGCAACAATCCGGTTTTCATGATGGATGAAATTGACAAGATCGGCATGGATTTCCGGGGCGATCCGTCCTCTGCCCTGCTCGAGGCCCTTGACCCGGAACAGAACACCAATTTCAGCGATCATTTCGTGAACATGCCCTTTGATCTGTCCAGGGTGCTGTTTATTCTCACGGCCAACATGACCGATACCATCCCCTCGGCCCTGCTCGACCGCATGGAGGTCATTCAGTTGGCCGGCTACACCGAGGAAGAAAAGCAGGTGATTGCCAGAAGGTATTTGCTGCCCAGGCAGCTGTCAGACAACGGGCTTAAGTCCAAAGACCTTTCCGTCAGCAACTCGGCCCTGGCGCGCCTGATCACCGAATACACCTCCGAGGCCGGCCTGCGTAACCTGGAGCGGGAACTCGGGGCCTTATGCAGAAAAGTCGCCCGGAAAATGGCAGAGGGCAAAAAAGGCCCGTTTCGCATCACCCGTGGCAGTTTGAATACCTATCTGGGCCCGCCGCGCTACATTCCCGAGCTGGATCAGGACGAAACCCAGGTGGGTCTGGCCACGGGTCTGGCCTGGACCCAGGTGGGCGGGGAGGTGCTTTACGTTGAAGTCTCCCTGCTTGAAGGCAAGGGAGAGCTGATTATCACCGGCCAGCTCGGAGAGGTGATGCAGGAATCAGCCCGGGCCGCGGTCAGCTATGCCCGGGCCCACCAAAAGGAGCTGGGCCTTGAGAAAAACGTGTTTGAGTCCATTGACATCCATATCCATGTGCCGGCCGGGGCCATCCCAAAGGACGGGCCGTCTGCGGGCATTGCCATGGCAACGGCCCTGATTTCGGCCCTTACCGGGCAGCCGGTGGATAAGTGCGTGGCCATGACCGGTGAGATTTCCCTTCGCGGACGTGTGCTGCCTATCGGCGGCCTGCGGGAAAAAGCCATTGGCGCCCTGCGATTTGGCATCAACACCATCATCATCCCGGAGAAAAACAAGCCTGAGCTTTCCGAGATTCCCAAAAACGTGCGCCGTAAGATCCAGTTTATCCCGGTCAGCACCCTGGATCAGGCCATAGAGGTGGCCATCGGAAAGGATCTGGCCAAAAAATCCGCTGCTGCGGCCAAAAAAAAGAAAACCCCGGCGCGATCAACAAAAAAGCCGGCCAAAAAACCGGCCAATGCCGCCGGCTAG